The Thioalkalivibrio thiocyanodenitrificans ARhD 1 nucleotide sequence CGTGGTAGCCAAGTCCAACATGGGGGAATGGGCCTTCAGCCCCTTTCACACCATCAGCTCGACACGTGGCGAGACCCGCAACGCCTACGATTCGGAACGGGTCCCCGCGGGCAGCAGCGGGGGCACGGCGTCCGCCATCGCCGCCGCTTTCGGCATCATCGGCCTGGGCACGGACACGGGCAATTCCATTCGCGGTCCGGCTGCCCACCTGGCCCTGGTCGGACTGCGTCCGACGCTGGGCGCAACCAGCCGTCACGGCATCGTGCCCCTGTTGCTCAACCGTGATATCGCGGGCCCCATGACGCGCACCGTGGAGGATGCAGCGATCACCTTCAGCGTGATCGCCGGCCATGATCCCGCCGATCCGCTCACAGAGCGGGGGAAGGAGAGGCTCAGGGAGGACTATCGGGCCTATCTGGACACCGGTGGCCTGTCGGGGGCGCGCCTGGGGGTGATGCGCGAACTGTACCAGACGGCCGATGCCGACCCGGAAGTGATGCGCATCATGGAGCAGGCCCTGCATGACCTGCGGGACGCCGGTGCCGTTCTGGTGGATCCGTTCGAGGTGTTCGACTTCGAGATGCTGCGCAACGCGACGGGCTTTTGCAGCCGCTTCCGCTTCGATCTCGCCAATCATCTGCGGGACCTCGGCGACGCGGCGCCGGTGCGCACCCTGGACGAAATCGTCTCGGCAGGACGCTACCTGGCGCACAACGAACGCTCCATCGCGTGGGCGATGGCGGTTGACGTGCCGCCCCATGAGATGCAGCCCCCGTGTGTGGATGTGGACGGCGACCCCCGCCGCAGGGCGCTGCTGGATGCCGTGCTGGGGGCCATGGACGAGCAGTGGGTCGATGCCGTCATCTATCCGACATGGAGCAACCCGCCGCGCCGAATCGGCGATCTCGACAGTCCCCACGGCAACAACAGCCCCGTGATCGCGCCGCATACGGGTCAGCCGGCCATCACCGTGCCCATGGGGTTCACCGCGTCGGGCCTGCCGCTCGGCCTGCAGTTTCTCGCCCGGCCGTTCGACGAGCATGTACTGTTTCGGCTGGCGTACGCCTATGAACAGCACACGCAACATCGCCGCCCGCCGGCCCGCTTCGGAGCACTGTCGCCATAGGTATGCAAGGGGTTCATGAGCCCGCCCGAACGACGGTGGCCTGCGAGGGTGAGGCGCAGGCGGGCACTGCCGCGGCACGGGGGAACGCCGCAACCATCCGGCCCCGTCCAGCCATGCCCGTGGCGCGAACCCCTCTGTGCTGAATCGCCTGTCAGCGATGCTGCTGATCCGCCCCGGGGAAGGGGCGCAGGTCGGCTATTTCTTCGCGCTGTTCGTCACGATCGGTGTGGGCATGGCCCTGGGGAGGGGCACCACCGATGCGCTTTTCTTCAAGCGCTACGGGATCGAGTACCTGCCGGTCATGTACGTCCTGGTCAGCGTGCTCCTCGCGGGCGTCGCCCTGATCTACGCCGCCTTTGTCGACCTGATCCCGTCGGAGCGCTTCTTCAGGATTCTGCTCGGCACCCTCGCCGGCCTGCTGGCGCTCAACTGGGCCGCCATCACGTTCGGGGGTTCCGACCTGGTCTATCCGGCGTACTTCCTGCTCTACGAGGTCGCATCCGAACTGTTGCTGATCCACGGTGCGCTCTATCTCGGACAGAATCTGGTCCAGACCCAGTCGAAGCGGCTCATCCCCGTGATCCTCGCGGGACACACGATCGGCGTGATCGCCGGCGGACTGTTTCTCGCCTTCGCCTCAAGGGCACTGGGTGTGCAGAATGTCCTGCTGGTCTGGGCGGCGCTGCTCGGGACGAGCTTCGCGCTGCTGACGCTGTGGCATCGGCGACGGGGCGTCTCGCCCTACTTCCGCGCCCCCCGCAAGGAACGCTCGAGACTCAGGCAGTCGGTGACTCAGGTCCGCCAGGGGGTCCGACTGCTCGGGGCCTCGCCCCTGCTCAAGTGGGCTTCTGTGGGACTCTTCTTCATGGTCATCTCGGTCTACGTGCTCAGCTACTCGGTCAACCGGGTCTATACCCACAGCTTCGAGACCGAGGAATCGCTGAGCGCCTTCTTCGGGATACTCACCGCGGTGACCAGCACGATCGCGCTGCTCCTGCAGGTCTTCGTCACCAACCGGGTGATCCGCCGTTTCGGCGTCAGGTCCGTCAACCTCGTGTTTCCCGCCACCAGCCTGTTGAGCTTCACCGCGCTGTTTGCCAGCTTCAGTCTGCCGGCGGCTATTCTCGGAAGCTTCAACAAGGATGCACTGATGCCGGCGTTTCGAAACCCGGTGCACAATGTTTTCATGGCGGCGCTGCCGGGCCAGCTTCAGGGGCGGGCCCGGGCCATGTCGCTCGTCATCGTGATGCCGCTGGCGCTGCTGGTGGCCGGCCTGTTCCTGTGGGCAGCCCAGCCGCTGGACAGCACGCGCTATCTGGCACTCCTCGGCATCATTGCCGCCGCCGGTTTTCTGTTCTTCAGCCACCGGATGAACGCCGCCTATATTCGCGAGATCGTGCAGAACCTCCGCGAGCGTCTCTTCCTGCCCGAACAGCAGATCCGCGACCTCGCCCGCAGCGGGGACGGGCAGGCCGTCCGCGACATTGAGCGGGGCGTGATGCACGACAATGACGAGATCAGCCTGGCCTATGCGCGTGTCCTTCTGCGCTCGGCACCGGAACGCGCCACCGAGGTGCTGCCACGGCGCCTTGAAACGGCCGGACGTGCGACCCGGGACCAGTTCATCCGCATGCTGCGGCCACTGGAATCCACGCATCTCCGGGACCGGTTGCGGGTGCACCTCGGCAGCGGGGACGTGCGCCTCGATGCCACCCTGCTGTTCGCCCTGTTCGAGGTGTGCGACCCGCAGGCGCGCTCCAGCGTACTCCGACTGCTCGAACGCCACGAGCCGCGCCTGCGGGCAGCGGGCATCTACGGCGCACTGCACTACCCGGTGCCGGAACTGGAGCAGGCGGCGCTGGATGCCTGGCTGGAACTGCTGCGCGACCCGTCCCCCCAGCTGACATTGACGGGTGTCGAACTGCTGCTGCCCGAACTGCAGGACTTTCACAGCCGTGAACCCCTGTACGGCGGCAGCCGCGATGCGCTGATGCGCCTGCTGGGGTGCGAGGACACCCGTTTCGTGCGGGCCGCCCTAAAGGCGCTTCGCAACCGGCCCGCCGGGCCGGATGCCACATGGTTCACCGATCCGGTGGTATCGCTTCATGCCCATCCGGACCCGTCGATCCGCGAGGCCTGTCTGCGCTGCGTCCACCTGCTGCCGCCGGACATGCGGCAACAGGTGCTGATCGCGGGGGTTCAGGACGCTCATCCCCGTGTACGGGTCACGGCCGTCCGGGTCATGGCCGAACCTCACCAGGACCCGGTCGACTTCCTGTGCCGCTGTCTCACCGGTCAGGACATGAGCTCACCCCGGGCCCAGGAGGCCATGATTACCCGCCTCATCGAGATCGGTGCTCCGCCCGACGTCATGCTCGAGGTCAGCCTTGCCAGGGCGGCGGATGCCCGCAGGATGCGCGGAGCCAGGGCGACACTTCGCCGGGCAGCCCCCGGTCTCGCCGCCGGGCTGCGATTGCTGGATCACGTACTGGAGGAGCGCATGCATCAGTTCATCGATCTGGCGCTTCTCGCCCTGCAAGCCTCGGCGGACGATCAGGAGATCGCGGCCCTGCGCGCGGGGCTGCAAAGCAAGGACCCGCGCCAGTTCGCCGACGCGTGTGAACTGCTGGCCAACATCAGCCACCAGGGGCTCGCGCGCTCACTGCTTTCGTTGCTCGAAGACGACGGTGACGGCGGCCGCGATCCGCTCACGTTCGACTCTCTGGAGGCCCTGTTTCAGTGGGGTCTGCAGCGCACGGACCCCTGGCTGCGCGAGTGCGTGACACATTGCGAGCGGACAGCCCGGACCGGAGCGGACAGACCGATGGCCGTCCTCTGATGAACGGCCGGCACGGTGGGGCCGGCAACCGCCCCTGCACCCCGCGCAATCAACCCATGCCTGACCGGAGGACCCGCAACGCATGACCGCCGATCTGTTCGAACGCATCCTCCTGCTCAAGCAATCGCCGATCTTCGATCAGCTACCCACCGAAGACCTTGGGGTGGTCGCCCGGCATCTTGAGGAGGAAAGGTACTTCAGTGGCGACCGGGTGTTCGACCTGGGGGAACACGGTGACCGGGTGTACTTCCTGCTGTCCGGACGGATCGGCGTCTATCTGCGCCCCACCCGGGCGGCGGAGGAGTTTCTCACCGAACTCGGACCCGGCGAGTGTTTCGGCGAGATGAACCTGCTGGACGGGCTGCCGCGTTCCGCCACCGCACATGTCCTGGACGACTCGGTGGTGCTCTCCCTGGAGAAGTCAAAGCTCCGGGGCCTGATCATCAATTACCCGGAGCTGAGCCTGGGCATGCTCAAGAGCCTGAGTCTGCGTCTGAGGAAGGCCAACCTGCGGTCGCGCGACATCTGACTCCGAGATTGGCGGCGCTGCGGGAGATATGGCGTTTCCCCGCAGCCGCCGTCCTTGTTGTTCACCGCCGCAGCCGCCCCGACCGATCATTGACCACTCCGTCCCGCCTGCCGGCGACGCACGCCGGCCATCCGCGTGTCAAACCAGCCCGCAGCACTGCGCAAGGCGGCACCCCTGCCGCGCACATGATCATCGGAATAAAAAAGGCGCCCCGAAGGGCGCCTTCCACAGACCATCAGGAACTCAACACGGCTGCAGATCAGTTCCCCGTGACCGGTGTGCCGTTGATGGACGCCGAGAGCAATTCGATATCCTCCTCGTCGTCCATCGACATGATCTGAAGGCCGTTGCCGACACCGATCCACGTGGTGCCCCTGATGGTGTTCGCCACCGGGAACCCGACCACCTGGATCGTCATCGTCTCGTCGAAGCGGCAGGTGTCGAAGGTGCCCGCCTCGACCGTGATGGTTTCACGGCCCACATAGGTGGTTCCCGTCTGGACCTCGGACTTGATCACCATGAGCTCGGTCATCGAGGCGGTATCCGTGTAGGTCACGGTACTGGTATAGCTGTGCGAATAGCTCTGCCCGGCCGACAGGTCGAAGCGCTCCAGCGCATAGGGGTCATTCACCACGGTGGTCACGAAGTCGCCCAGGGTCATTTCCGCACCGTAGGTCAGCCCCGCGGATCCGTTCTGGATGCGCATGAAGTGATCCGCAGTGAATTCTTCATCGCCCGTCACGGCCACGGACACCCGGGTGACGGACTGCCCGTTGAAGAAGTCGTCGCCCATGACGGTCGCGGTGGAGGTCAGCACGGTCGTCCCCTCATCGTCGACCGTCCTGGTCGTGGTCTGGAACATGGTGCCCGCGGCAAGGAGTTGCGGATTGAGGCAATCCAGCGCCGAGCCCGACGCGCCGGTGCCCGGATCAGTTCCCGGATCAGCGCCGGTGCCGGGGTCTGTGCCGGGATCTGTGCCCGTGCCGGTTCCGGCGTCTGCCGTCGGATTGCTGCCGGACGAACCCCCTCCGCACCCCGCCAGCAGCAGGGCGCCGATCATGACAACAAACATCAACTGTTTCATCGCTTCCTCCAAGTGAACTCCGATGCTAGCCAGCCCCTGGGCTTGCCGGTTCGCAACCGTGGTCAGGCTGATTGAGTGAAGGCGCGAAATCCGTCCCGGCCCGCGAACCAGTGTCCCGGAGCAGGTCTTACAGCCCTCTTACACCCCTCTGCCCATCACACCCGATGCTGGCTTCATTGCCGCCGACCGGTTCATGGACAGGCGCCTGACGAACGGCCCCCCGTGGATCGCTCAGCGGGCCACCAGTTCCACCCGGCGATTCTCCGCGCGCCCCGCTTCGGTGGCGTTGCTGGCGACGGGCGCCAGAGGGCCGACGCCGGCGGGGACCAACCGCGTGGCCTCGATACCGTGGCGACTCACCAGTGCCTGGACCACGGCTTCGGCACGGCGCCGTGAGAGATCGAGATTGGTCTCGTACGCACCCACCGAGTCCGTGTGGCCGACGACATAGATCTCCAGTTCCGGATTGTCCCCGAGAAGCCGGGCCATCTCCGCGATCGCCGCATCCGATTCGGCGGTCAGGGTCGCTGCGGCAAACTCGAAGTACACATTGTCGAGCCTGACGCTGCCGGTTTCGCCGATGCTCACGGCCATCGCCGCCGCATCCACCATGCGCTCTTCACATCTCTTCGAGTTCGATGATGTCCAGGTGCACGGCCACGCGGCGCTTGTCCTGGCGCAGGAAGGTGTGGTCGGCCTCGGCCAGGAAGAGTCCCACGAACATCCTCCCGTCAGCGCTGCGTGCCGCCAGATATCTCCGGTCCGACACGCCGAGCATGAACGCGGAATAGGCATGCTGGCCCGGCTGGCCAATCTGGCGATGAGAGGGGTAGATCAGTCGTCCCATGCCATCGCCGCCCCTTCCGCCACAGGCGTCTCCGGCACAGGAGAACGCGACCTCGAAGCCGCGCTCGGTCAGCGATCGTTCATAGTTCCTGAAGACCTCGAGGGCGCTCCTGCCGGGCGGGATCAGGTACATCAGGCGCGTGCTTCGGCCCTCCAGCGCCTCCGAGCGCTCCGCCGCCCACGACCCGTCGCGCTGGACAGCCGGCCCGGTGGGCAGTTGCAGGTCGTCGTAGGCGCGCGCCACATGGGCGATCAGGCAGGCATCCGCATAGCGCGGCACCGCGGGATGATCCCCCCCCTCCACGTCCTTGCAGTCCTGCGCCACGGCGGGACCCAGTAAACACACCGCAAGAACGAATCCTGCGGACGAAAGCCAATGACGTGATCTCATGACCGATGCCCCTGATGATGCAAACAGCCTCCTGTATAGGGGATCGGGTCTTACATGCTTCTTACCGGCCACTCAGGAGCTGCGTCGGGGGCCATCCACCCGGCCGGGGAGGCGAATGCGGACCCCGTGCGGCCCCCGAGGTTTCGTGCAACCGGTCACGACGTCAGACATGCCTGAACCGCTCGTAGACGGGCATGATCCTGGTCAGGGAGTCCAGCATGGCACGCACCACCCTCGGATCGAACTGCGTGCCCGCGTGCTCCCTCAGCCAGGCCAGGGCCCGCTCCACCGGCCAGGCCTCCTTGTAGGGTCTGCGCGACGTGAGCGCGTCGAAGACATCGGCCACCGCCACGATCCGCGCAGACAGGGGGATCTGATCACCCTGCAATCCACGGGGATAGCCCCGGCCATCGAAACGCTCATGGTGCCCCTCGGCAATCTCAATGGCGGTCTGGAACACGCGGAATCCCACCTTCTGCAGCTGCTTTTCGCACTCCCGCAGGACCTCGCCCCCGATCATGGGATGGCGGTTCATGAGACCGCGTTCGTCGTCGCTCAGCTTCCCCTCCTTGAGCAGCACATGGTCCGGAATACCCACCTTCCCGATATCATGCATGGGCGCAAAGCGATACACGTCCCGCGTGAACTGTGGCGTAACGGTGTCCCTGAGCTCGGGATCCTCTCCCAGCCGTTCGGCGATGATGGTGGCGTAAAGGCGCATGCGGGTCAGGTGATCGCCGGTTTCCGGGTCGCGGTGCTCCGCCAGTTTCGCCAGGCCCTCCACGGCACTGATCACCAGATTCTCCATGAGGACTGTCTTGCGCAGCGCGCTGCTGATCAGACCGGCCAGATTCGTCATCAATGACAGGTGCGACAACAGGTAGGCGTTGCTGCGCTGGCACGCGAGCACGAGTGCGCCGGCGTTTCCATGCTCGCCCCGGATCGGGAGGATCAGGGCCGAATGAAGTTCCTGTTCGTACAGCATTTCCTCCAACTGAAGGGGCTCGGACGGCGTGATCACGTCGCCCATCTCGGGAATGCGCAGGGGACGATCCTCGCTCAGGGCAATACGCAGTTGCCCGTCCTGAATCGTGAACCACCGGACTGCAGGCCGAACGGCCCGGCCGCGGTACGCGGCAT carries:
- a CDS encoding DUF4892 domain-containing protein — translated: MRSRHWLSSAGFVLAVCLLGPAVAQDCKDVEGGDHPAVPRYADACLIAHVARAYDDLQLPTGPAVQRDGSWAAERSEALEGRSTRLMYLIPPGRSALEVFRNYERSLTERGFEVAFSCAGDACGGRGGDGMGRLIYPSHRQIGQPGQHAYSAFMLGVSDRRYLAARSADGRMFVGLFLAEADHTFLRQDKRRVAVHLDIIELEEM
- a CDS encoding amidase gives rise to the protein MTHRVLLACLTLILAAPIAWATGDEGGAQFNVVEMTIGEAREGLRSGRFSCRQLTARHLARISAYDQAGGLNAIAHINPNAMRRADTLDRAWRDRGEMAPLHCMPVILKDNMHTADMPTEAGAIALQGFVAAEDAFIVKRLREAGAIVVAKSNMGEWAFSPFHTISSTRGETRNAYDSERVPAGSSGGTASAIAAAFGIIGLGTDTGNSIRGPAAHLALVGLRPTLGATSRHGIVPLLLNRDIAGPMTRTVEDAAITFSVIAGHDPADPLTERGKERLREDYRAYLDTGGLSGARLGVMRELYQTADADPEVMRIMEQALHDLRDAGAVLVDPFEVFDFEMLRNATGFCSRFRFDLANHLRDLGDAAPVRTLDEIVSAGRYLAHNERSIAWAMAVDVPPHEMQPPCVDVDGDPRRRALLDAVLGAMDEQWVDAVIYPTWSNPPRRIGDLDSPHGNNSPVIAPHTGQPAITVPMGFTASGLPLGLQFLARPFDEHVLFRLAYAYEQHTQHRRPPARFGALSP
- a CDS encoding OmpA family protein translates to MSIGETGSVRLDNVYFEFAAATLTAESDAAIAEMARLLGDNPELEIYVVGHTDSVGAYETNLDLSRRRAEAVVQALVSRHGIEATRLVPAGVGPLAPVASNATEAGRAENRRVELVAR
- a CDS encoding HD domain-containing phosphohydrolase; this translates as MRQEYLQSIRFQLTLLLICLLAVFAGASVYALDSAEKRRQEQVLVAATANLQLATNLMRQQALDYLTTPARDYPTYYRDVRLYYQDLLRHMDTFDSHLGAGGPVPEKPLGVHAGRHHAVVEAGRSWSRFREGLVSALGDDPETPRLEWAVEYIIDHGDGLEAATRALHRALEEAALAGMSAHQRMIRISSVTALLIMLVAVWWLQSRVLRPLKQTSEGFKLVAQGHFGHRLPVPGRNEIGLMAESFNNLSDRLHALFMLIDRIQQAEDPERMLTIIWPDLETLVPMDWAGLILASPDGAAATLEHAAYRGRAVRPAVRWFTIQDGQLRIALSEDRPLRIPEMGDVITPSEPLQLEEMLYEQELHSALILPIRGEHGNAGALVLACQRSNAYLLSHLSLMTNLAGLISSALRKTVLMENLVISAVEGLAKLAEHRDPETGDHLTRMRLYATIIAERLGEDPELRDTVTPQFTRDVYRFAPMHDIGKVGIPDHVLLKEGKLSDDERGLMNRHPMIGGEVLRECEKQLQKVGFRVFQTAIEIAEGHHERFDGRGYPRGLQGDQIPLSARIVAVADVFDALTSRRPYKEAWPVERALAWLREHAGTQFDPRVVRAMLDSLTRIMPVYERFRHV
- a CDS encoding Crp/Fnr family transcriptional regulator codes for the protein MTADLFERILLLKQSPIFDQLPTEDLGVVARHLEEERYFSGDRVFDLGEHGDRVYFLLSGRIGVYLRPTRAAEEFLTELGPGECFGEMNLLDGLPRSATAHVLDDSVVLSLEKSKLRGLIINYPELSLGMLKSLSLRLRKANLRSRDI